The genomic segment CTTTTTCACGATCTTATCGAAGAGTTTAATACGCATATCCTTAAAAGAGTTAGTTCTCCGTTACCTTAATTTATAACCTAATATGCCCAATAATGCTATGATTTTGTGCGTAGTGCGTAGCCTGGAACGGAGCGTGAGGTAGCCTGGAACGAAGCGCAGCGTAGATCCAGGATCGGTGAAATTTTAAAACTCCGATCCTGGATCTACGCTGCGCTCCGTTCCAGGCTACACTTTCATCAAAAAAGAAACGATAAAAATATGATTCATGGTATTACGGGTATTACCTAAACTCAATAAATTCATATAGGAAAAGCGCATTTTAGTGATTTTACTGATCCGATGCTGTATACCAAGGATCGCGCGATTTTCGGATAACGTTCTATTGGCGACCCACGATGGATGATTGAGATTAAAAAATAATTCATCACTGCCGATAAACTCTAACCTGTTTTTACTCAACGGCAGCGTGACTTGCAAACGTGTACGCAAACGTTGCGCCATGTTATTTCCCGTATCTAAAAATCGTTGCTCCGAGCGCAAGCGCAGGGTTAAATATTTAAAGAAAAATTTTGAACGTAATTCTTCTAAAATATTATGGCTATAAAAAAATTCGTTATTCGCATTAATACTAGGCTCGGAAGTATAGCCTAACCAAATCGATACATTGGGTTTTATTTTATAGCCAATCATGGGTCTTAATACTGCACGTCTAAAGGGCGCAGAGTTGAAAAGTGTGCGCGCCTCCATTTGCAGTGAATATTCCCAGTTATCGACATTATGATTAATATCCACATTCCACCAAGCACCGTATACTTGCTTGGTGGAATTGGCAAATAAAACCAGAGGTAACATCAATACTAAAAATAAAAAAAACTGCTTCTTCATGAGTTAACTAAGTGCTTTACCTTGAATATCAAAAAAACTGACCTTGCCACTTTTTATATCGTGCATAGCTCCAACTAATATAATTTTCTTTTCATTGATCAAATTAGCAATAATTTCACTGTTTTTTACAATATAATTCATTTGCTCCAAAACGTTCTGTTTAGCAATCGCGTCGATCGTGGATAACGACTTACAGTTGAAATTATTTTTTTCTTGATCCTTAACGATCGTCACTGCAGGCTTAATTTTTGAGAGTAATCCCGTTAGATTGCCTAATTCAACATTATTACACGCGCCTGCAACCGCACCACATTGAGTATGCCCCATAACGACAATTAATTTCGCACCAGCCACTTGAGTTGCAAATTCCATACTGCCCAGTACATCATTACTAACCACATTACCCGCGATTCGACCCACAAAAATATTTCCAGGCACTTGATCAAATAATAATTCTGGTACACTTCTAGAATCTACACAGTTAAAAATAAATGCAAATGGATATTGTCCTTGAGCGTTATGTTTTAAAATCAAGCTATGATCTTTTTTATCCAGCTCATCTTTGACAAATTTCTCATTACCATTCATCAATTGAGTTAAAACTTGCTGAGGAGTAAGTGCTTGTTGTTGTTCCACTGTAATGACATTTGCGAGTGCATTAAGATTAACACTCGCGATTAGAATGAAAATATACAGTGCATATTTTTTTAGCATTGTCTGAACTCCTTATCAGTAAACGATAACAATTAGCATTATCTCAAGGATGACGCAATAGAAAGATTCGGTTTATGGAAAATTTTTACTCACCACTTTTTTAATACACGCAGGTACCTGAAAATTCACATATCCTTCGAAACCCGTTGCTAAATATAATTCTGTAAAACCCATACTCGCTAATTTTTCTGCCACCATCGTTCCGGTTAACTCTTCAGATAACGAGTAGTCTAGGTAAATTGGGATAAATTTTTCAAAAAAAGGGAGTGCTTGCTCTAATTCTTTAAAATGTGAGAATGTTTTTATTTTTTTATTTTCTAATTTTGCAGAAAATTCCCATGCGGTTCTAATTAAAGGATCGTCATCCAAGAGAATTAAATCGAACAATTCAGTCCTATTACATTGCTCAGTGAGAATATTAATTGGAACTTGGGGAGCTAATGGTTTAGGTAACAAGGGTATTTTTAGTTGATTACATTTTACTTGTATCTCAGATTGCTCGTAGCGGCTTGTTACCAAAATACTGCAATTCTCTAGCTGCAATGACTCAATAATTTCCAATCCATTTTCTGGATATCCTAGAAACTCATAGTCGCACAAAACGACTAAAGTCCTTGCTTTATTATTAATACGCAACCATTCTGAAATGTCACTTTTATTTGAAAAGTGATACCATTTTATACCATATTTGGTTAACTCCATTTTTTCAAAACGATCATTCCAGATTTGATGGATAGTGGAGTCATCATCTAAAATTAATATACAAGTATCATTTTTTAAGTTCAGTGCTTTTAAAAACCAATCAGGAGCGTTTGTTAATGGTAATTCAATTTTTACCGATGTTCCTTGATGAGGAGCGCTTTCCACATGAAGTTTTCCACCCCAGTGTTTTAAATGATTAACGGCATGCGACAAACCGAGACCAGCGCCTCCACTTTTTCCATAGGTATTACCGCGACAGCCAAGATTCCTGATTACCACATCAGGCATGCCAGGCCCATTATCTATCACTGAGATTATTGCATGTTGATCATGTTTTTTTAGGCAAATAGAAACATGTCCAGATTCACCCAGAGCTTCTACAGAGTTGTTAATTAGATTTGACAAAATTCGTTTAAATTCTGCAGGATTAATTTGTGAAAATAAGCCATAACATTCCTTCTCGGGTGAGAATTCAATCTGAATATTTAGCTTGCTACGGTACTGAATACGTTTTTCAGAAATCAATGAATCAATGAGACTCGTTAATAAGCATACTGCAACAGCATCCGGACTACTCTCATTATGCTCATGCTGAAATAGCAAATTATTTGCAATATCACGAATCCGTGAAATCGCATGGCGTGTTATAATCCGGCTTTCTTCAGGTAATTGAGATAAATCCTGAAGTATCATATCAAGCGCCGCCAGTGGAGAACGAATATCGTGCGCAAGTTGCCTAGACAATTGATATAATGCTGAGTCTTTTTGAATTTCAATTTTTTTTGCATATTCAGCTTGTAAGTGATGAATTAATTGGGCAAATGAGTCACGAATTATTACAATTTCATCTATAGAGTTGATTGATTTTCCTTCTTCAAATTTAGCTTCTAATGGGCTTGCTATTTTTTGAGAAATATCTTTTTTCAACTCACTAATTGGAGCGATCACATGTTTATTGATAACATTTCTCAAAATTATTAAAATTAATAACATCGAAGCAAAAAATAAAAGTGCCGTATAAAGAAGAACATCCACTGAAAATGGAAAAATATTATAAGGCGATAAGTTTAACAAAATACCGAGCAAATTTCTTGATTTGTTATTTGCCAACAATGGATAGCAGCTAATGTAATAATCTTGGTTATCTATTTTAATTGTATTCCCCTTTAACGCATCGCACCCCTCATTTGCTGAGGCTTTTAGGACATTCTGTATACTGCCCATATTTACATAATTAGCTATAAAGATATCTGCATTCTTATCAATCACTGCTACAATATGGTGATTTCGAGATGCCAAATTGAGAATTCTCTTAACTTCCGTCGTGTCTGAAATTTCTAACGAGGGCACCAAAACCTCAGATAGTAGTATGTTAATTTGTTGATTTAAAAAATCACGATCCGTTTTAATGAAAAAATAACTAATCATACTAAACCCAATACTTGAAAGCACTGTCACAAACAAGATAGTTGCTAAAAGATATTTCCTTAATAAATCATATATTTTATATCTTGATTTTTTAATCATAAATTTTCACATTACTTAGAAGATATTCATTTAAGGGACCCAGACCAATATCCGAGGCTTTAATATTCTTTTTAACATAAATATTTTCATAGGGAATAGTAAACAGTGGCAATATAAGACATTCATCTTGAATTTTTTTAATAATTTTTCGATATTCTAGCGCTCTTAATGTGGGTTGAGTTATTTTTTGACTATCCTCAATTTCAGCTGCAAGCTCATCATTCTGATACCCACTAATATTGACCTCCTTCTCTGAAAAAATAAGCAAATACTCATAGGCATCAAGGTAATTAGATTTTAATACTAAAACCATGCCATCAGTATTTTCTTGCGCAAACTTATCGGCCATATGTTCGCTTCCAATAATACTTTTCTCTTGAACGTCAGGGAATAGAGTTAAAAACATATCAATAAATTTTGGCCTAATATTTTTTTCAATTGAAGATTGCATATAGGAAAAAGAAAAATTATTAATTTTAGGTAGTGGGAAATTTTTACCTATGTCTTGAATTCTTTTGGAATAATTTTCGATGTCTGAATAACCTAATGTACCAGAGGGAAGAAAATCGGTCGAAGGTATTGCTAAATTACCATAAGCAGAGACTACGTTGGATGGATCTAATCTTGCAAGCAATGCACATCTTGCGCTTTTAAGGTTCCAAGGGGATTTTCTAATATTTGGAATGTAAAATACTTGAAATGGATCAAATATATTCACTTTATTAAAATTGCTTTCAATGTCTCGAGAGTTTTTTATTCCCAACAAAATGATATCAAAATTTTTCGCTTGGCCAGAAGAAAGATTGCCGTCTGGAATGTAATAAAACTTAACAGGAAACCCATTTTTTCTTGGTAA from the Legionellales bacterium genome contains:
- a CDS encoding DUF2490 domain-containing protein gives rise to the protein MKKQFFLFLVLMLPLVLFANSTKQVYGAWWNVDINHNVDNWEYSLQMEARTLFNSAPFRRAVLRPMIGYKIKPNVSIWLGYTSEPSINANNEFFYSHNILEELRSKFFFKYLTLRLRSEQRFLDTGNNMAQRLRTRLQVTLPLSKNRLEFIGSDELFFNLNHPSWVANRTLSENRAILGIQHRISKITKMRFSYMNLLSLGNTRNTMNHIFIVSFLMKV
- a CDS encoding carbonic anhydrase (macrophage inducible 5; Mig-5) produces the protein MLKKYALYIFILIASVNLNALANVITVEQQQALTPQQVLTQLMNGNEKFVKDELDKKDHSLILKHNAQGQYPFAFIFNCVDSRSVPELLFDQVPGNIFVGRIAGNVVSNDVLGSMEFATQVAGAKLIVVMGHTQCGAVAGACNNVELGNLTGLLSKIKPAVTIVKDQEKNNFNCKSLSTIDAIAKQNVLEQMNYIVKNSEIIANLINEKKIILVGAMHDIKSGKVSFFDIQGKALS
- a CDS encoding HAMP domain-containing histidine kinase codes for the protein MIKKSRYKIYDLLRKYLLATILFVTVLSSIGFSMISYFFIKTDRDFLNQQINILLSEVLVPSLEISDTTEVKRILNLASRNHHIVAVIDKNADIFIANYVNMGSIQNVLKASANEGCDALKGNTIKIDNQDYYISCYPLLANNKSRNLLGILLNLSPYNIFPFSVDVLLYTALLFFASMLLILIILRNVINKHVIAPISELKKDISQKIASPLEAKFEEGKSINSIDEIVIIRDSFAQLIHHLQAEYAKKIEIQKDSALYQLSRQLAHDIRSPLAALDMILQDLSQLPEESRIITRHAISRIRDIANNLLFQHEHNESSPDAVAVCLLTSLIDSLISEKRIQYRSKLNIQIEFSPEKECYGLFSQINPAEFKRILSNLINNSVEALGESGHVSICLKKHDQHAIISVIDNGPGMPDVVIRNLGCRGNTYGKSGGAGLGLSHAVNHLKHWGGKLHVESAPHQGTSVKIELPLTNAPDWFLKALNLKNDTCILILDDDSTIHQIWNDRFEKMELTKYGIKWYHFSNKSDISEWLRINNKARTLVVLCDYEFLGYPENGLEIIESLQLENCSILVTSRYEQSEIQVKCNQLKIPLLPKPLAPQVPINILTEQCNRTELFDLILLDDDPLIRTAWEFSAKLENKKIKTFSHFKELEQALPFFEKFIPIYLDYSLSEELTGTMVAEKLASMGFTELYLATGFEGYVNFQVPACIKKVVSKNFP